A stretch of Lathyrus oleraceus cultivar Zhongwan6 chromosome 6, CAAS_Psat_ZW6_1.0, whole genome shotgun sequence DNA encodes these proteins:
- the LOC127097445 gene encoding uncharacterized protein LOC127097445 isoform X2 produces MQFMIVLMPAEVTPYGVVNTMDRVVRIEASQTRAARMFKLRLAQVQTCSWHVDCKMENQVQMVKSSSKWTWGKKCRTRIGYLVV; encoded by the exons ATGCAATTCAT GATAGTTTTGATGCCTGCAGAAGTAACACCATATGGTGTGGTCAATACTATGGACCGTGTGGTTAGGATTGAAGCATCTCAAACTAG GGCTGCAAGGATGTTTAAGTTAAGGCTAGCCCAAGTTCAAACATGTTCATGGCATGTTGACTGCAAAATGGAAAATCAAGTCCAAATGGTTAAATCAAGCTCAAAATGGACATGGGGAAAGAAATGTAGAACTAGGATTGGCTATTTAGTGGTTTAG
- the LOC127097445 gene encoding uncharacterized protein LOC127097445 isoform X1 gives MTGSSNLPEKTKLETVIAMQFMIVLMPAEVTPYGVVNTMDRVVRIEASQTRAARMFKLRLAQVQTCSWHVDCKMENQVQMVKSSSKWTWGKKCRTRIGYLVV, from the exons ATGAC AGGGTCGAGCAACTTACCAGAGAAGACGAAGTTGGAAACAGTGATTGCGATGCAATTCAT GATAGTTTTGATGCCTGCAGAAGTAACACCATATGGTGTGGTCAATACTATGGACCGTGTGGTTAGGATTGAAGCATCTCAAACTAG GGCTGCAAGGATGTTTAAGTTAAGGCTAGCCCAAGTTCAAACATGTTCATGGCATGTTGACTGCAAAATGGAAAATCAAGTCCAAATGGTTAAATCAAGCTCAAAATGGACATGGGGAAAGAAATGTAGAACTAGGATTGGCTATTTAGTGGTTTAG